In Candidatus Nealsonbacteria bacterium DGGOD1a, one DNA window encodes the following:
- a CDS encoding PrgI family protein, with protein sequence MNFVLPQFIDMEAKIVGPLTLKQFAFVGGGGALSFIIYFSLGKASLPFAIALIAIIMGVACGLAFAKVNGIDLPTTIRHYIAFAMSPQIYLWKNFAMPKQIAATQEKVLIKKAPSGVKIETSPNRDNLQKIRDYLETI encoded by the coding sequence ATGAATTTCGTTTTGCCGCAATTTATCGACATGGAAGCCAAAATCGTCGGACCGCTGACGCTCAAACAATTCGCGTTCGTGGGCGGCGGCGGCGCGCTGTCGTTTATAATTTATTTTTCGCTGGGCAAAGCCAGCCTGCCGTTTGCCATCGCGCTGATCGCGATAATTATGGGCGTTGCCTGCGGCCTGGCGTTCGCCAAAGTCAACGGCATCGACCTGCCCACGACGATCCGCCACTACATAGCGTTCGCGATGTCGCCGCAAATATACCTCTGGAAAAATTTTGCCATGCCAAAACAGATCGCGGCCACCCAAGAAAAAGTTCTCATCAAAAAAGCTCCCTCCGGCGTGAAAATCGAAACTTCGCCCAACCGCGACAACCTCCAAAAGATCCGCGACTATCTTGAAACTATATAA
- a CDS encoding four helix bundle protein, translating into MTETNAKHYDLEKRTCEFARRIRSFLKKLPRSISNVEDSKQLARSSGSIGANYIEANEALGKKDFNMHAKISRKEAKESRFWLMLIDSGSDESLQKEREALAKESEELMNIFGAIVRKSE; encoded by the coding sequence ATGACCGAAACAAATGCAAAACACTATGATTTGGAAAAAAGAACCTGCGAATTTGCGCGAAGAATCCGATCTTTCCTCAAAAAATTGCCGAGAAGTATTTCTAATGTAGAAGACAGCAAGCAGCTTGCGAGATCATCGGGATCAATCGGAGCGAATTATATCGAAGCAAACGAGGCACTGGGCAAAAAGGATTTTAATATGCATGCAAAAATTTCAAGAAAAGAAGCGAAAGAAAGCAGGTTTTGGTTAATGTTAATTGATTCCGGGAGCGACGAATCATTGCAAAAAGAACGAGAGGCTTTGGCCAAGGAATCCGAAGAACTTATGAATATTTTTGGCGCAATCGTAAGAAAATCGGAATAA